The following nucleotide sequence is from Scheffersomyces stipitis CBS 6054 chromosome 4, complete sequence.
TGCAAGCGAAGTACTTCTGTATGACTTGTATTGAATACTACTGGTGCTTAGGGCTATGAAGAGAAATAGCAGTGATGTTTTGTGTATAATTGCAAAGGAACGGAAATAAAGAGAAATAAACGATAAAATAAAATCCCAGTATTGGCAGTCAGTCTGGGTGTCAGAGTCACAAACACGGTCCGGAATTAAACTTGATGAACAGAAAGTCCTACTCTTTTAAATAGTTATTGTTAATTGCTAATTTAAACCACCTCAAGTTCGTACAAGACGAAAGGCTCATACTCAGTATCAACCAAAGAGGCGTATTCGTGAAGATTGCTGGTATTGGAAAAGCCATCTCCACCCAAAAAGCCAAATTTGCCAATTAATTCCTTTTTGGCTTTTGACACATTCTTTGCATTAGCGCCATCAAACTTAATCAAATAGTAGTCAAATTGTGGGGGTAACCCGTATCTCAAGACAGATTCAACGTACACTCTTATTGCCCTGATGTGAAACCAACAAGCAAAAATATCGGAATATGCAGTTTTGGCCAATCTGATCAAGTCGTTCTTAGCCTTGGACTCTGTTGCTCTAGTTATGTCGAACTCCTTTCTCAAGTTATTCAAGGTCTCCTCCGAGTATATAAAGTCTGTACGTGGATGCCATTTGTGCTCCCTGGCTGCAGCGGTAAACTCCTGCTGGTATTTTTTGAAGAGGGTCACCGTGTATAATAAATATTCCAGATCGGTAGCGATGACGGCGGCTGATCTTGGGATTACAAACTGAGTTAAAGTTTCGTAGGAATCTTCGAAGTCAGATTTTAAATTCTTGGGTACAGCAATGAGAACAGTAGCCAAATGTTCGGAGTCCAACACGAATTGTTCCGGCCTGACGATCTCGTGCAACGACTTGATGGATAAATCaccattcttctttctgtcaGCTGCTAAGAAGTTCGACTTAGCAGCCTGGTAATTCTGGTACGAAGTTCTCACATCATTATCCAATGTGAGAGCTTCGTTGGAAAGTATCTTTACCAACTGGTTTATAGGCTTATCTAATCTGTACTTGGTGGTGTTCCAGGTGAATGATTGAATGAAGTCGGTAGCTTGTTTTGAGTTGACCACTCTGGATGTAGAATCCGATTCAGTTACAGTGCTCAAGATGTCAATCACCTTGGAAACAGATGCGGACAATTGTTGATCGTATTTGGACAACTCGTCACTTTCTTGCACCAACGAGTCCAAAGTACCGCTCTGGAAGTCTGGCAATTTGATCTTGTACAAAGGTGCCTTTCCACCAATCAACTCCTGGGTCAACCAGTCATGGGCATTGGTAGATTGAGGCAACGAAAGAACCAAATAATTAGCAATTGCACCCATTACTGACGTTGTCCGGCCTTTTTGTTATATATTTACCGTGGATTTTGACACAGTAGCGTTATCTGTTCGATGAATTTAATCTAATATTTATCAATCAACGAGGAGTGCCCTACAGTGAGCACCGCGTAATTATGGGTCTGGTACATTATGATATACAGTACAGTATTTACAGTAAGGCTAGCTCATCACCATAATATAAGAGATGAATATACTTGACAAACTCGTATTTTCAAATAATTGCAATTAGTACGGTTTCGTCTTCATGGAGCTAGCTCTCTAgcatttcttcttcttgttgtttaTCTTTACTCTGGTGTAAGGTGGGATGTAACAATTTTACCGTCGTATTAGGCTGTCTGCGATGGGTGTCTCACAAAAAAATTCATAGAGGAAAATTATTGTAGTgcaaaattgcaattttaTATTATACAATTTTGTCTTTGCAAGATTGCTTTATACTAGGTTGCCTTATAGATATCAGCTGTAAATAATAGACATGAGTAACTCGTTAGAGGTATGTGGAGATTTGTGGACTTGTTTCTGCGTGTGTAAGTTGGCATATATACTAACATCAATTAGGAACGACTCAAGACCCATTCAACTTCCTTCAATGGATTACTATCATTGATTCCTGCTAAATATTACTACGATGATGCCACTCAGGACCAGTGgcaacaaaagaagaagtccaagaaagaattgcaGCAGCTGAAAAGAGCCAAATTGGACCCAGAGTCGAAGTCTTCTGCTAATGAGTACACTAACTCCCATGCTACCGCCAAAGATGTCATGGACAATAAAGCACTTACAGCCAAAAGAGTCATATTGCCTGGTACTAAAAAGGTTCAAACTCCTGTAACAGAAGAAtcagatgatgatgatgatgtGCAAATACCAGATATGGACGTTGATGgtgaagacgatgaagatgaagatgaagaagacgacagCGAGCAAAACGCCAGTGAAGACTCCTTCTTTAACAATAGTGCCCAATTAGTATTCGATGACGACGGAAATGAAGTCATAAGAGAAGGTGGAACCACAGAGCAAGcctttgaaaagaaagatgCACAGgaactgaagaagaaggttttgtctccagaagaacagaagaagaaggaagaaaaccTCAAAAAGCTTAGAGAAAAGTTATCAGCTAAGATAAATGTTCTcaaggaaaagagaaaggCTCCTGGTACTAAAGTTGCAGGTGCTCCTCAATCGAGAGAACAGATTTTAGCTGAACGtaaaaagagagaagaattgaagagacaagaaaagttgaagaggAGCcgtgaagaattggaaggaGACTCTGACTCAAATTCTGAATCCGAGTCTGAGGACGAAGATAAAAAGgatgttgaagacaagTCTGTTTTGTTCGGAAATATTGTATTTAATGACGGTTCCAGAGTGACTTCAGACTTGACCAAACTTCGTTCCactgtagaaaagaaaaaggcTAAAGGTCCAGCtaacaacgacttgaaggCCCATTTGAATAAATTGGAACAGAAGAAACGTAAATTAGACCAGTTGTCTCCCGAAGACAAAGTAAAGCAAACAGAAAAGGACAAATGGCAAAGAGTGATGGCTCAAGCCGAAGGAGTAAAATTGAAAGATGacgaaaagttgttgaagaaagcaatcaagagaaaggaaaagCAAAAGTTAAAGAGTGAAATCGAgtggaaagaaagaaag
It contains:
- a CDS encoding predicted protein, which gives rise to MDNKALTAKRVILPGTKKVQTPVTEESDDDDDVQIPDMDVDGEDDEDEDEEDDSEQNASEDSFFNNSAQLVFDDDGNEVIREGGTTEQAFEKKDAQESKKKVLSPEEQKKKEENLKKLREKLSAKINVLKEKRKAPGTKVAGAPQSREQILAERKKREELKRQEKLKRSREELEGDSDSNSESESEDEDKKDVEDKSVLFGNIVFNDGSRVTSDLTKLRSTVEKKKAKGPANNDLKAHLNKLEQKKRKLDQLSPEDKVKQTEKDKWQRVMAQAEGVKLKDDEKLLKKAIKRKEKQKLKSEIEWKERKQTVKDTVAARAKRREENLKSRRENKGKKSKQQPKLRKFTGVVNKAAKKRAGFEGSAKSKNKRK
- the VMA5 gene encoding Vacuolar ATP synthase subunit C (V-ATPase C subunit) (Vacuolar proton pump C subunit) (V-ATPase 42 kDa subunit) (go_component proton-transporting two-sector ATPase complex~go_function ATP binding; hydrolase activity, acting on acid anhydrides, catalyzing transmembrane movement of substances~go_process ATP synthesis coupled proton transport), coding for MGAIANYLVLSLPQSTNAHDWLTQELIGGKAPLYKIKLPDFQSGTLDSLVQESDELSKYDQQLSASVSKVIDILSTVTESDSTSRVVNSKQATDFIQSFTWNTTKYRLDKPINQLVKILSNEALTLDNDVRTSYQNYQAAKSNFLAADRKKNGDLSIKSLHEIVRPEQFVLDSEHLATVLIAVPKNLKSDFEDSYETLTQFVIPRSAAVIATDSEYLLYTVTLFKKYQQEFTAAAREHKWHPRTDFIYSEETLNNLRKEFDITRATESKAKNDLIRLAKTAYSDIFACWFHIRAIRVYVESVLRYGLPPQFDYYLIKFDGANAKNVSKAKKELIGKFGFLGGDGFSNTSNLHEYASLVDTEYEPFVLYELEVV